From a single Silene latifolia isolate original U9 population chromosome 6, ASM4854445v1, whole genome shotgun sequence genomic region:
- the LOC141587642 gene encoding F-box/kelch-repeat protein At3g23880-like: MKSRNEKEKSTSSSSSSMSNKHSESKYLPPEVWTLIFLSLPAKTLLRFRCVCKSWCSIIDNPRFVNMHFKLCKINNGNDNKLLLAFESLGYLQNEGCLLTTRDAETLEETDHIFRKSESYKYHIRGSCNGLLLVRQRSVYCNHKELRLWNPCIRKSLVIPTCPLCPHPLPLLDPGQYLFGFAPDIQDYKVVRLTSDYSLDKKSEKIYVAVYTLSNQQWTVRNDPINVTYANSYNRIRLFFSLTTAVYFQGAAYWVVQNAKERSGFLTYLASFDFDKENITFLELPFSLDKARNSKLFPFLLGESLAVFTISKVSSSIWVLDQDNKKRPWTLWFSGKSSLLGYLSFKVYDGSIKKIFFCEKDGGYFVYGKKAYNLASCEPQELDKSMSSFSALETYSESLVLSKTYDARDLMVFL; this comes from the coding sequence ATGAAGAGCAGAAATGAAAAGGAGAAAtcaacatcttcttcttcttcttcaatgaGTAACAAACATTCAGAATCCAAGTACTTACCACCCGAAGTTTGGACTCTGATTTTCTTATCATTGCCTGCAAAAACCCTATTAAGATTCAGGTGCGTATGTAAATCTTGGTGTTCCATTATCGATAACCCTCGTTTTGTTAACATGCATTTCAAACTTTGTAAAATCAATAATGGGAATGATAATAAATTATTGTTAGCATTCGAGAGTTTGGGATACCTTCAAAACGAAGGGTGTTTGTTGACAACTCGTGATGCTGAAACTCTTGAAGAAACCGATCACATTTTTCGCAAATCTGAGTCGTACAAGTACCATATTAGAGGTAGCTGTAATGGGTTGCTTTTAGTCCGACAAAGAAGTGTTTATTGTAATCACAAAGAATTGAGATTGTGGAACCCTTGTATTCGCAAATCATTGGTAATTCCTACTTGCCCACTATGCCCGCATCCACTGCCTTTGCTCGATCCTGGTCAGTATTTGTTTGGGTTCGCTCCTgatattcaagattataaagtggTTAGGTTGACAAGTGACTATAGTCTTGATAAAAAGTCTGAAAAGATATATGTTGCAGTTTATACACTCAGTAATCAACAATGGACCGTTAGAAATGATCCCATCAATGTCACTTATGCGAATAGTTATAATAGAATTCGGCTATTTTTTTCTCTGACAACCGCAGTTTACTTTCAAGGGGCAGCTTACTGGGTAGTTCAAAATGCGAAAGAAAGGAGTGGATTTTTAACTTATCTTGCTTCCTTTGACTTCGATAAGGAAAATATTACCTTTTTGGAGCTGCCTTTTAGTTTAGACAAAGCACGCAACTCGAAGTTGTTTCCGTTTCTTCTTGGAGAGTCACTAGCGGTTTTCACTATTTCTAAGGTAAGTTCCAGCATATGGGTGCTAGACCAGGACAACAAAAAGAGGCCTTGGACTCTATGGTTTTCGGGAAAATCAAGCTTGCTTGGTTATCTATCGTTCAAGGTTTACGATGGTTCAATAAAAAAGATTTTCTTTTGTGAGAAGGATGGGGGCTATTTTGTTTATGGAAAGAAGGCTTATAATTTAGCTAGTTGCGAACCACAAGAATTGGATAAATCTATGAGCTCCTTTTCGGCATTGGAAACATATTCGGAGAGCTTGGTGTTGTCCAAAACATATGATGCTCGTGATTTGATGGTTTTCCTATGA